The following coding sequences lie in one Capsicum annuum cultivar UCD-10X-F1 chromosome 5, UCD10Xv1.1, whole genome shotgun sequence genomic window:
- the LOC107871152 gene encoding translocase of chloroplast 34, chloroplastic, which produces MASQVIREWVGFQQFPSATQSKLLELIRKSKQERRNTLTVLVMGKGGVGKSSTVNSILGERAVTVSAFQSEIPRPVMVSRSWEEFTLNIIDTPGLVEGGYVNDQVLDLIKRFLLNNTIDVLLYVDRLDSYRVDNLDRQVVKAITDSFGKEIWRRGLVVLTHAQVSPPDGLRYDEFTSRRSEALLKIVRLGARIRKQEVKASSIPVVCVENSGRCNKNELDEKILPNGTAWIPSLLQTITDVVLSESNGILVDQKLIEGPNPNNKGKLLIPLISAFQYLFVVKRIQKWIKNDIARESRPSWA; this is translated from the exons ATGGCATCTCAGGTGATAAGAGAATGGGTCGGATTTCAGCAGTTTCCATCGGCCACTCAATCAAAGTTACTTgaattgataagaaaatcaaagcaggag AGGCGAAATACATTAACAGTCCTAGTAATGGGGAAAGGTGGTGTTGGAAAATCTTCAACTGTTAACTCAATTTTAGGGGAAAGAGCAGTTACTGTCAGCGCGTTTCAG TCAGAAATACCAAGACCAGTGATGGTTTCACGCTCTTGGGAAGAATTTACGTTGAACATTATCGACACTCCTGGGCTGGTTGAAGGAGGATATGTCAATGACCAGGTTCTTGATCTCATAAAGAG GTTCCTCTTGAACAACACAATTGATGTTTTGCTCTATGTGGATCGTCTTGATTCATATAGAGTGGATAATTTGGATAGGCAGGTTGTGAAGGCCATAACCGATAGTTTCGGCAAGGAAATATGGCGTAGAGGACTTGTTGTCCTTACACATGCTCAGGTGTCCCCTCCTGATGGATTGCGTTATGATGAGTTCACTTCGAGAAGATCAGAGGCGCTTCTGAAAATTGTCCGCCTGGGAGCTCGAATTAGGAAACAAGAGGTCAAG GCTTCTTCAATTCCTGTTGTTTGCGTTGAGAACAGTGGGAGATGTAACAAGAATGAACTTGACGAAAAG ATTCTTCCAAATGGAACTGCTTGGATTCCCAGTTTACTCCAAACTATTACCGATGTTGTCTTGAGCGAAAGCAATGGTATCTTGGttgatcaaaaattgatcgaaggACCAAATCCCAACAATAAGGGCAAATTACTGATTCCTCTTATCTCAGCATTCCAG TATCTCTTTGTTGTGAAAAGGATCCAGAAGTGGATCAAGAATGATATTGCAAGAGAGAGCAGACCTTCATGGGCGTAA